In the genome of Drosophila subpulchrella strain 33 F10 #4 breed RU33 chromosome 2L, RU_Dsub_v1.1 Primary Assembly, whole genome shotgun sequence, one region contains:
- the LOC119548817 gene encoding restin homolog isoform X6 has product MSDETGDSGGATAPLPSPANADTEPGATASKIPGPSRSNIPTPAASATGIPQPSKMKAPSNFGSTGSVSKIGRPCCNHTTPKSGPPPRDTASMSRESDDNLSSINSAYTDHNSAVLTANTEQFIIGQRVWLGGLRPGQIAYIGETHFAPGEWAGVVLDEPNGKNDGCVSGKRYFQCEPKRGIFSRLTRLTTYPMSGAQTPTSPLAKNSPDRSRTVSPTASIRSSMLRSPGIGGKNGMAVGDRVIVSSGFGSRPGILRYLGETQFAPGNWCGVELDEPSGKNDGAVDDIRYFECKPKYGVFVPIAKVSLSPSSKKTRLSRTGSRESLTSIGTMNSIATTATSRMRMNAQRKSITPVKPILATPKSQYSMQDLLREKQQHVEQLMVERDLDREDAQNQALQLQKNINELKARIVELESALGDERKKSEELQFSVDEAQFCGDEMNAQSQVYKEKIHDLETKITQLVSATPSLQSIPPPPPDDSAFKEEIAKLQEKLNTQQKETESRIAEQLEEEQRLRENVKYLQDQNATLQSELLSKDEALEKFSLSESGLENLRRELALLKEENEKQAEEAQAVFSRKLTEKSELLEKITSELQSLKAVSDSLESERVNKTDECEILQTEVRMRDEQIKELSQQLDELTTQLNVQKADSSALDDMLRLQTAGSDEKSTLLEKTEKELNQFKEEALKNQQEKEQLEKQLTELKQLAEQEKLVREKAETEINQIKLEKVNIEQQLALKETELENFQKKQSETQAHLQENKDLINQKDLKLIESGESLKQLQLQLDEKTKVQDKLLADLEELKKNQETVLIKKDQDLQQLQAKSTELEGSLKSTQEQLEQLQQQAAASGEEGSKNLAKLQEEISQLKAHAEKTQSELKSSQSDVEAKTKQLQLANGSLEEEAKKLVNLQEQITKLKAEVEETQSALSSSHTDVESKTKQLEAANAALEKVNKDYAESRAEASHLQDQVKEITDTLHAELLAERSSSSDLHTKLSKFSDELATGQKELTSKADAWSQEMLQKEKELQELRTQLQDSQDNQTKLKAEGERKEKSLEESIKNLQEQLAKSKAENQELSTGTQETIKELQERLEISNAEIQHKEKMATEDTQKIADLKTLVEAIQVANANISATNEELSTVLEVLQAERSETNHIFELFEMEADMNSERLIEKLTGMKEELKDTHLQLDEQQKKYQDLELKLEQTQQSEQTLQQESLTSKEQLKELQQSLVEVQDSLKQKEELVQKLEGQLKETSTKLEGQSTSSQEVQLKLEEAEKNKKNLQEESAKLIEQLQALQKTQSELSESLKKKDELVQSLEEKLKESNTQLETQNSATKETQVKLEEAQQREKALQEEAAKLNGELQQVQQANGEVRDSLVKVEELVKVFEEKLQAATAQLEGQQATNKELQELLVKSQETEGNLQGESLAITEKLRQLEQANGELQESLSNKEKSLTDFENKLQESNSLLEGQKKSHNELQDKLEKAQERERNLQEETSKLAEQLSQLQLKNEELQKSLQQKQSLLEKGNEFDTQLAEYQKVIDEMDDSASVKSKLLEQLQNRVVELEAALHKANEAQKTANQETKELRRQLESLESEKTREILTLKTQMNGAGSRSGKGDELESLDTETSLAKINFLNSIIADMQQKNDALKAKVQTLETMPMDFTKPHAFDVLTKRKPAPRLFCDICDEFDQHETEDCPIQASEDRDYSPPPSEANNNEKERKLPAPRKYCDSCEVFGHDTSECADDETF; this is encoded by the exons ATGAGTGATGAGACGGGCGATTCGGGCGGGGCAACAGCCCCACTTCCATCGCCAGCTAATGCGGATACGGAACCAGGAGCTACTGCCTCCAAAATACCAGGTCCAAGCAGATCCAATATTCCCACGCCCGCTGCTTCAGCTACCGGAATCCCGCAGCCCAGCAAAATGAAGGCGCCATCCAATTTCGGATCTACCGGGTCTGTTTCCAAAATCGGAAGACCCTGCTGCAATCACACAACCCCTAAATCTGGGCCACCACCAAGAG acaCCGCCAGCATGAGTCGTGAAAGCGATGACAATTTAAGTTCGATCAATTCGGCTTATACAG ATCACAACAGCGCAGTGCTGACAGCAAATACAGAGCAGTTCATCATTGGCCAGCGGGTTTGGCTTGGTGGCCTTCGTCCCGGACAGATTGCCTACATTGGCGAAACACACTTTGCACCCGGCGAATGGGCGGGCGTGGTCCTGGATGAACCAAATG GTAAAAACGATGGCTGTGTGTCGGGCAAAAGATACTTCCAGTGCGAGCCGAAACGCGGCATTTTCTCACGCCTCACACGTCTTACCACATATCCCATGTCTGGGGCCCAGACACCGACTTCTCCCTTGGCCAAAAACTCCCCGGACAGATCGCGCACAGTCTCCCCAACTGCGAGTATTCGTAGCTCTATGCTTCGCAGTCCAGGCATTGGTGGCA AAAACGGAATGGCTGTGGGCGATCGTGTGATTGTCTCCTCTGGATTTGGCAGTCGTCCTGGTATTTTACGCTATTTGGGTGAGACACAATTCGCTCCTGGCAATTGGTGCGGCGTGGAATTGGATGAGCCAAGCGGCAAGAACGATGGAGCTGTGGATGATATAAG ATACTTCGAGTGCAAGCCCAAGTACGGGGTGTTTGTACCTATAGCGAAGGTTTCGCTATCGCCGTCTTCGAAGAAAACGCGTCTTTCGAGGACCGGATCACGGGAGTCCCTCACCTCGATCGGCACCATGAACAGCATCGCCACCACGGCCACGTCGCGCATGCGCATGAATGCTCAG CGCAAGTCGATCACGCCCGTTAAGCCAATTTTAGCGACGCCGAAAAGCCAATATTCCATGCAG GATCTGCTGCGCGAGAAGCAACAACATGTGGAGCAGCTGATGGTGGAGCGCGATTTGGACCGCGAGGATGCCCAGAATCAGGCGCTGCAGCTGCAGAAGAACATCAACGAG CTAAAGGCAAGAATTGTTGAATTGGAGTCGGCATTGGGAGATGAACGAAAGAAATCGGAAGAGTTGCAGTTCTCTGTAGACGAAGCACAGTTTTGTGGCGATGAAATGAAT GCTCAGTCCCAGGTCTACAAAGAAAAAATCCACGATCTGGAGACGAAAATCACACAGCTGGTGTCCg CCACTCCCAGTCTGCAGAGTATACCACCACCGCCGCCAGATGATAGTGCCTTTAAGGAGGAAATTGCTAAACTGCAGGAAAAGTTAAATACTCAGCAGAAGGAAACGGAATCCCGGATCGCCGAGCAgctggaggaggagcagcgGCTGAGGGAAAATGTAAAGTACCTGCAAGATCAAAATGCCACTCTTCAGTCAGAGCTGCTTTCCAAGGATGAGGCCCTTGAAAAATTCTCCCTCTCAGAAAGTGGACTAGAAAATCTCCGAAGGGAACTTGCGCTGCTCAAGGAAGAAAACGAAAAACAAGCTGAGGAGGCACAAGCTGTTTTCTCTCGAAAACTGACCGAAAAATCGGAACTGCTGGAAAAAATCACCTCCGAATTGCAGAGCCTGAAGGCAGTCTCCGATTCTCTGGAAAGCGAAAGGGTTAACAAAACTGATGAATGCGAGATTCTTCAAACCGAAGTCCGCATGCGGGATGAGCAAATCAAGGAGCTAAGTCAACAACTCGATGAGCTAACCACCCAATTAAATGTACAAAAAGCAGATAGTTCGGCTCTGGATGATATGCTACGGTTGCAAACGGCTGGAAGTGATGAGAAATCGACCCTTTTAGAGAAAACCGAGAAGGAGCTAAATCAATTTAAAGAAGAGGCTTTGAAAAATCAACAGGAAAAAGAGCAACTTGAAAAGCAATTAACTGAATTAAAGCAATTGGCGGAACAAGAAAAACTAGTCAGAGAAAAGGCTGAAACTGAAAtcaatcaaataaaattagaaaaaGTAAACATAGAGCAGCAATTGGCCTTAAAAGAAACTGAACTTGAGAACTTCCAAAAGAAACAGTCTGAAACACAGGCTCATCTTCAGGAAAACAAGGATCTGATTAACCAAAAAGATCTAAAATTAATTGAATCTGGTGAATCCCTTAAACAACTGCAACTTCAACTGGATGAGAAAACTAAAGTTCAAGATAAACTCTTAGCTGACCTGGAAGAGCTGAAGAAAAATCAGGAAactgttttaattaaaaaggatCAGGATCTACAGCAGCTTCAGGCGAAGTCAACTGAGCTCGAAGGATCTCTAAAGTCCACTCAAGAACAATTAGAGCAACTTCAGCAACAGGCAGCCGCATCTGGAGAAGAGGGTTCCAAGAATTTGGCCAAATTGCAGGAAGAGATTAGTCAGCTTAAGGCCCACGCTGAGAAAACTCAATCCGAGCTAAAATCTAGCCAATCGGATGTGGAAGCCAAGACAAAACAATTGCAGTTAGCCAATGGAAGTCTAGAAGAGGAGGCCAAGAAGTTGGTCAATCTGCAGGAACAGATTACCAAACTTAAAGCCGAAGTGGAGGAGACCCAGTCAGCTCTCAGTTCAAGTCATACGGATGTGGAATCCAAAACTAAGCAATTGGAGGCAGCCAATGCTGCTCTTGAAAAAGTCAACAAG GACTACGCGGAATCGCGAGCGGAAGCTTCCCATCTGCAAGATCAGGTCAAGGAGATCACTGATACACTTCATGCTGAGCTACTGGCTGAACGATCCTCCTCCAGCGACCTACATACCAAACTCTCCAAGTTTTCGGATGAATTAGCCACCGGTCAAAAGGAACTGACCAGCAAAGCCGATGCCTGGAGCCAGGAGATGCTGCAGAAGGAAAAGGAACTGCAGGAGTTGCGAACGCAACTTCAAGACAGCCAAGACAACCAGACAAAACTGAAAGCAGAGGGAGAACGGAAGGAGAAATCTCTAGAAGAATCTATCAAGAATCTTCAGGAACAACTAGCCAAGTCTAAGGCGGAAAATCAAGAACTGAGCACTGGCACGCAGGAGACCATCAAGGAGCTTCAGGAGCGTCTGGAAATCAGCAATGCCGAGATTCAACACAAAGAGAAAATGGCCACTGAAGATACGCAGAAGATAGCTGATCTTAAAACGCTTGTGGAAGCCATCCAGGTGGCTAATGCCAACATATCGGCCACCAACGAAGAGCTCTCTACCGTACTGGAAGTGCTTCAAGCGGAAAGGAGTGAAACAAATCACATATTCGAGCTTTTTGAAATGGAGGCAGATATGAACTCAGAGCGACTAATCGAAAAACTAACTGGTATGAAGGAGGAGCTGAAGGATACCCATCTTCAACTGGATGAGCAGCAGAAAAAGTACCAGGACCTGGAGTTGAAACTAGAGCAAACGCAGCAAAGTGAGCAGACTTTGCAACAGGAATCCTTGACTTCCAAGGAGCAACTAAAGGAACTACAACAGTCCCTCGTAGAAGTTCAAGACTCTCTTAAGCAAAAAGAGGAACTTGTCCAGAAATTGGAAGGTCAGCTTAAGGAAACCAGTACCAAATTAGAAGGTCAATCAACTTCCTCTCAGGAAGTCCAACTAAAACTTGAAGAAGCTGAGAAGAATAAAAAGAACTTACAAGAGGAGAGTGCCAAATTAATCGAACAACTGCAGGCGCTACAAAAAACCCAGTCGGAACTCTCCGAGTCCCTCAAGAAAAAGGATGAACTTGTACAGAGTTTGGAGGAGAAACTGAAAGAAAGCAATACTCAATTAGAAACCCAAAATTCTGCGACAAAAGAAACCCAAGTTAAACTGGAGGAGGCGCAACAGAGGGAGAAAGCCTTGCAGGAAGAGGCTGCCAAATTAAACGGTGAGCTGCAACAAGTCCAACAGGCCAATGGAGAAGTAAGGGATTCCCTGGTAAAAGTAGAAGAGTTGGTGAAAGTTTTCGAGGAAAAACTCCAAGCCGCCACCGCCCAGTTGGAAGGCCAACAGGCCACAAACAAAGAGCTCCAGGAGTTGCTGGTAAAATCTCAGGAGACGGAGGGTAACCTACAGGGAGAATCTCTGGCAATCACCGAGAAACTACGTCAACTAGAACAGGCCAATGGGGAACTTCAGGAGTCACTGTCCAACAAAGAGAAAAGCCTTAcagattttgaaaataaactCCAAGAAAGTAATTCTCTACTGGAAGGTCAAAAGAAAAGCCACAACGAACTCCAGGATAAGTTGGAAAAGGCTCAGGAAAGGGAAAGAAATCTACAAGAAGAAACCTCGAAATTAGCTGAGCAGCTGAGTCAACTACAGCTTAAGAATGAGGAGCTTCAAAAATCCCTCCAGCAAAAGCAATCGCTTTTGGAAAAAGGCAACGAATTTGACACACAGCTGGCGGAGTATCAGAAAGTCATCGATGAAATGGATGATTCGGCCTCCGTTAAGTCCAAGCTGCTGGAACAGCTGCAAAATAGAGTCGTGGAACTGGAGGCCGCACTCCATAAAGCCAACGAAGCCCAAAAGACTGCTAATCAGGAGACTAAGGAACTGAGGCGCCAGCTGGAATCGCTGGAATCGGAGAAGACCAGGGAGATTTTGACCCTTAAAACTCAGATGAATGGAGCGGGCAGCAGGTCTGGAAAGGGTGATGAACTGGAG TCACTAGACACCGAGACTAGTCTTGCCAAGATAAATTTCCTCAACTCAATCATTGCCGACATGCAACAGAAGAATGATGCTCTCAAGGCCAAAGTCCAGACACTCGAAACCATGCCTATGGACTTTACCAA ACCGCATGCCTTTGATGTGCTGACGAAGCGAAAACCGGCTCCCAGACTTTTCTGCGACATCTGCGACGAGTTTGATCAGCACGAGACGGAGGACTGTCCAATCCAGGCTAGTGAAGATCGGGATTACTCCCCACCACCATCGGAGGCCAATAACAATGAGAAGGAACGCAAGCTGCCTGCACCCAGGAAATACTGCGATTCCTGCGAgg TTTTTGGCCATGATACCAGCGAATGCGCCGATGATGAAACCTTTTAG
- the LOC119548817 gene encoding restin homolog isoform X7, whose translation MSDETGDSGGATAPLPSPANADTEPGATASKIPGPSRSNIPTPAASATGIPQPSKMKAPSNFGSTGSVSKIGRPCCNHTTPKSGPPPRDHNSAVLTANTEQFIIGQRVWLGGLRPGQIAYIGETHFAPGEWAGVVLDEPNGKNDGCVSGKRYFQCEPKRGIFSRLTRLTTYPMSGAQTPTSPLAKNSPDRSRTVSPTASIRSSMLRSPGIGGKNGMAVGDRVIVSSGFGSRPGILRYLGETQFAPGNWCGVELDEPSGKNDGAVDDIRYFECKPKYGVFVPIAKVSLSPSSKKTRLSRTGSRESLTSIGTMNSIATTATSRMRMNAQQRKSITPVKPILATPKSQYSMQDLLREKQQHVEQLMVERDLDREDAQNQALQLQKNINELKARIVELESALGDERKKSEELQFSVDEAQFCGDEMNAQSQVYKEKIHDLETKITQLVSATPSLQSIPPPPPDDSAFKEEIAKLQEKLNTQQKETESRIAEQLEEEQRLRENVKYLQDQNATLQSELLSKDEALEKFSLSESGLENLRRELALLKEENEKQAEEAQAVFSRKLTEKSELLEKITSELQSLKAVSDSLESERVNKTDECEILQTEVRMRDEQIKELSQQLDELTTQLNVQKADSSALDDMLRLQTAGSDEKSTLLEKTEKELNQFKEEALKNQQEKEQLEKQLTELKQLAEQEKLVREKAETEINQIKLEKVNIEQQLALKETELENFQKKQSETQAHLQENKDLINQKDLKLIESGESLKQLQLQLDEKTKVQDKLLADLEELKKNQETVLIKKDQDLQQLQAKSTELEGSLKSTQEQLEQLQQQAAASGEEGSKNLAKLQEEISQLKAHAEKTQSELKSSQSDVEAKTKQLQLANGSLEEEAKKLVNLQEQITKLKAEVEETQSALSSSHTDVESKTKQLEAANAALEKVNKDYAESRAEASHLQDQVKEITDTLHAELLAERSSSSDLHTKLSKFSDELATGQKELTSKADAWSQEMLQKEKELQELRTQLQDSQDNQTKLKAEGERKEKSLEESIKNLQEQLAKSKAENQELSTGTQETIKELQERLEISNAEIQHKEKMATEDTQKIADLKTLVEAIQVANANISATNEELSTVLEVLQAERSETNHIFELFEMEADMNSERLIEKLTGMKEELKDTHLQLDEQQKKYQDLELKLEQTQQSEQTLQQESLTSKEQLKELQQSLVEVQDSLKQKEELVQKLEGQLKETSTKLEGQSTSSQEVQLKLEEAEKNKKNLQEESAKLIEQLQALQKTQSELSESLKKKDELVQSLEEKLKESNTQLETQNSATKETQVKLEEAQQREKALQEEAAKLNGELQQVQQANGEVRDSLVKVEELVKVFEEKLQAATAQLEGQQATNKELQELLVKSQETEGNLQGESLAITEKLRQLEQANGELQESLSNKEKSLTDFENKLQESNSLLEGQKKSHNELQDKLEKAQERERNLQEETSKLAEQLSQLQLKNEELQKSLQQKQSLLEKGNEFDTQLAEYQKVIDEMDDSASVKSKLLEQLQNRVVELEAALHKANEAQKTANQETKELRRQLESLESEKTREILTLKTQMNGAGSRSGKGDELESLDTETSLAKINFLNSIIADMQQKNDALKAKVQTLETMPMDFTKPHAFDVLTKRKPAPRLFCDICDEFDQHETEDCPIQASEDRDYSPPPSEANNNEKERKLPAPRKYCDSCEVFGHDTSECADDETF comes from the exons ATGAGTGATGAGACGGGCGATTCGGGCGGGGCAACAGCCCCACTTCCATCGCCAGCTAATGCGGATACGGAACCAGGAGCTACTGCCTCCAAAATACCAGGTCCAAGCAGATCCAATATTCCCACGCCCGCTGCTTCAGCTACCGGAATCCCGCAGCCCAGCAAAATGAAGGCGCCATCCAATTTCGGATCTACCGGGTCTGTTTCCAAAATCGGAAGACCCTGCTGCAATCACACAACCCCTAAATCTGGGCCACCACCAAGAG ATCACAACAGCGCAGTGCTGACAGCAAATACAGAGCAGTTCATCATTGGCCAGCGGGTTTGGCTTGGTGGCCTTCGTCCCGGACAGATTGCCTACATTGGCGAAACACACTTTGCACCCGGCGAATGGGCGGGCGTGGTCCTGGATGAACCAAATG GTAAAAACGATGGCTGTGTGTCGGGCAAAAGATACTTCCAGTGCGAGCCGAAACGCGGCATTTTCTCACGCCTCACACGTCTTACCACATATCCCATGTCTGGGGCCCAGACACCGACTTCTCCCTTGGCCAAAAACTCCCCGGACAGATCGCGCACAGTCTCCCCAACTGCGAGTATTCGTAGCTCTATGCTTCGCAGTCCAGGCATTGGTGGCA AAAACGGAATGGCTGTGGGCGATCGTGTGATTGTCTCCTCTGGATTTGGCAGTCGTCCTGGTATTTTACGCTATTTGGGTGAGACACAATTCGCTCCTGGCAATTGGTGCGGCGTGGAATTGGATGAGCCAAGCGGCAAGAACGATGGAGCTGTGGATGATATAAG ATACTTCGAGTGCAAGCCCAAGTACGGGGTGTTTGTACCTATAGCGAAGGTTTCGCTATCGCCGTCTTCGAAGAAAACGCGTCTTTCGAGGACCGGATCACGGGAGTCCCTCACCTCGATCGGCACCATGAACAGCATCGCCACCACGGCCACGTCGCGCATGCGCATGAATGCTCAG CAGCGCAAGTCGATCACGCCCGTTAAGCCAATTTTAGCGACGCCGAAAAGCCAATATTCCATGCAG GATCTGCTGCGCGAGAAGCAACAACATGTGGAGCAGCTGATGGTGGAGCGCGATTTGGACCGCGAGGATGCCCAGAATCAGGCGCTGCAGCTGCAGAAGAACATCAACGAG CTAAAGGCAAGAATTGTTGAATTGGAGTCGGCATTGGGAGATGAACGAAAGAAATCGGAAGAGTTGCAGTTCTCTGTAGACGAAGCACAGTTTTGTGGCGATGAAATGAAT GCTCAGTCCCAGGTCTACAAAGAAAAAATCCACGATCTGGAGACGAAAATCACACAGCTGGTGTCCg CCACTCCCAGTCTGCAGAGTATACCACCACCGCCGCCAGATGATAGTGCCTTTAAGGAGGAAATTGCTAAACTGCAGGAAAAGTTAAATACTCAGCAGAAGGAAACGGAATCCCGGATCGCCGAGCAgctggaggaggagcagcgGCTGAGGGAAAATGTAAAGTACCTGCAAGATCAAAATGCCACTCTTCAGTCAGAGCTGCTTTCCAAGGATGAGGCCCTTGAAAAATTCTCCCTCTCAGAAAGTGGACTAGAAAATCTCCGAAGGGAACTTGCGCTGCTCAAGGAAGAAAACGAAAAACAAGCTGAGGAGGCACAAGCTGTTTTCTCTCGAAAACTGACCGAAAAATCGGAACTGCTGGAAAAAATCACCTCCGAATTGCAGAGCCTGAAGGCAGTCTCCGATTCTCTGGAAAGCGAAAGGGTTAACAAAACTGATGAATGCGAGATTCTTCAAACCGAAGTCCGCATGCGGGATGAGCAAATCAAGGAGCTAAGTCAACAACTCGATGAGCTAACCACCCAATTAAATGTACAAAAAGCAGATAGTTCGGCTCTGGATGATATGCTACGGTTGCAAACGGCTGGAAGTGATGAGAAATCGACCCTTTTAGAGAAAACCGAGAAGGAGCTAAATCAATTTAAAGAAGAGGCTTTGAAAAATCAACAGGAAAAAGAGCAACTTGAAAAGCAATTAACTGAATTAAAGCAATTGGCGGAACAAGAAAAACTAGTCAGAGAAAAGGCTGAAACTGAAAtcaatcaaataaaattagaaaaaGTAAACATAGAGCAGCAATTGGCCTTAAAAGAAACTGAACTTGAGAACTTCCAAAAGAAACAGTCTGAAACACAGGCTCATCTTCAGGAAAACAAGGATCTGATTAACCAAAAAGATCTAAAATTAATTGAATCTGGTGAATCCCTTAAACAACTGCAACTTCAACTGGATGAGAAAACTAAAGTTCAAGATAAACTCTTAGCTGACCTGGAAGAGCTGAAGAAAAATCAGGAAactgttttaattaaaaaggatCAGGATCTACAGCAGCTTCAGGCGAAGTCAACTGAGCTCGAAGGATCTCTAAAGTCCACTCAAGAACAATTAGAGCAACTTCAGCAACAGGCAGCCGCATCTGGAGAAGAGGGTTCCAAGAATTTGGCCAAATTGCAGGAAGAGATTAGTCAGCTTAAGGCCCACGCTGAGAAAACTCAATCCGAGCTAAAATCTAGCCAATCGGATGTGGAAGCCAAGACAAAACAATTGCAGTTAGCCAATGGAAGTCTAGAAGAGGAGGCCAAGAAGTTGGTCAATCTGCAGGAACAGATTACCAAACTTAAAGCCGAAGTGGAGGAGACCCAGTCAGCTCTCAGTTCAAGTCATACGGATGTGGAATCCAAAACTAAGCAATTGGAGGCAGCCAATGCTGCTCTTGAAAAAGTCAACAAG GACTACGCGGAATCGCGAGCGGAAGCTTCCCATCTGCAAGATCAGGTCAAGGAGATCACTGATACACTTCATGCTGAGCTACTGGCTGAACGATCCTCCTCCAGCGACCTACATACCAAACTCTCCAAGTTTTCGGATGAATTAGCCACCGGTCAAAAGGAACTGACCAGCAAAGCCGATGCCTGGAGCCAGGAGATGCTGCAGAAGGAAAAGGAACTGCAGGAGTTGCGAACGCAACTTCAAGACAGCCAAGACAACCAGACAAAACTGAAAGCAGAGGGAGAACGGAAGGAGAAATCTCTAGAAGAATCTATCAAGAATCTTCAGGAACAACTAGCCAAGTCTAAGGCGGAAAATCAAGAACTGAGCACTGGCACGCAGGAGACCATCAAGGAGCTTCAGGAGCGTCTGGAAATCAGCAATGCCGAGATTCAACACAAAGAGAAAATGGCCACTGAAGATACGCAGAAGATAGCTGATCTTAAAACGCTTGTGGAAGCCATCCAGGTGGCTAATGCCAACATATCGGCCACCAACGAAGAGCTCTCTACCGTACTGGAAGTGCTTCAAGCGGAAAGGAGTGAAACAAATCACATATTCGAGCTTTTTGAAATGGAGGCAGATATGAACTCAGAGCGACTAATCGAAAAACTAACTGGTATGAAGGAGGAGCTGAAGGATACCCATCTTCAACTGGATGAGCAGCAGAAAAAGTACCAGGACCTGGAGTTGAAACTAGAGCAAACGCAGCAAAGTGAGCAGACTTTGCAACAGGAATCCTTGACTTCCAAGGAGCAACTAAAGGAACTACAACAGTCCCTCGTAGAAGTTCAAGACTCTCTTAAGCAAAAAGAGGAACTTGTCCAGAAATTGGAAGGTCAGCTTAAGGAAACCAGTACCAAATTAGAAGGTCAATCAACTTCCTCTCAGGAAGTCCAACTAAAACTTGAAGAAGCTGAGAAGAATAAAAAGAACTTACAAGAGGAGAGTGCCAAATTAATCGAACAACTGCAGGCGCTACAAAAAACCCAGTCGGAACTCTCCGAGTCCCTCAAGAAAAAGGATGAACTTGTACAGAGTTTGGAGGAGAAACTGAAAGAAAGCAATACTCAATTAGAAACCCAAAATTCTGCGACAAAAGAAACCCAAGTTAAACTGGAGGAGGCGCAACAGAGGGAGAAAGCCTTGCAGGAAGAGGCTGCCAAATTAAACGGTGAGCTGCAACAAGTCCAACAGGCCAATGGAGAAGTAAGGGATTCCCTGGTAAAAGTAGAAGAGTTGGTGAAAGTTTTCGAGGAAAAACTCCAAGCCGCCACCGCCCAGTTGGAAGGCCAACAGGCCACAAACAAAGAGCTCCAGGAGTTGCTGGTAAAATCTCAGGAGACGGAGGGTAACCTACAGGGAGAATCTCTGGCAATCACCGAGAAACTACGTCAACTAGAACAGGCCAATGGGGAACTTCAGGAGTCACTGTCCAACAAAGAGAAAAGCCTTAcagattttgaaaataaactCCAAGAAAGTAATTCTCTACTGGAAGGTCAAAAGAAAAGCCACAACGAACTCCAGGATAAGTTGGAAAAGGCTCAGGAAAGGGAAAGAAATCTACAAGAAGAAACCTCGAAATTAGCTGAGCAGCTGAGTCAACTACAGCTTAAGAATGAGGAGCTTCAAAAATCCCTCCAGCAAAAGCAATCGCTTTTGGAAAAAGGCAACGAATTTGACACACAGCTGGCGGAGTATCAGAAAGTCATCGATGAAATGGATGATTCGGCCTCCGTTAAGTCCAAGCTGCTGGAACAGCTGCAAAATAGAGTCGTGGAACTGGAGGCCGCACTCCATAAAGCCAACGAAGCCCAAAAGACTGCTAATCAGGAGACTAAGGAACTGAGGCGCCAGCTGGAATCGCTGGAATCGGAGAAGACCAGGGAGATTTTGACCCTTAAAACTCAGATGAATGGAGCGGGCAGCAGGTCTGGAAAGGGTGATGAACTGGAG TCACTAGACACCGAGACTAGTCTTGCCAAGATAAATTTCCTCAACTCAATCATTGCCGACATGCAACAGAAGAATGATGCTCTCAAGGCCAAAGTCCAGACACTCGAAACCATGCCTATGGACTTTACCAA ACCGCATGCCTTTGATGTGCTGACGAAGCGAAAACCGGCTCCCAGACTTTTCTGCGACATCTGCGACGAGTTTGATCAGCACGAGACGGAGGACTGTCCAATCCAGGCTAGTGAAGATCGGGATTACTCCCCACCACCATCGGAGGCCAATAACAATGAGAAGGAACGCAAGCTGCCTGCACCCAGGAAATACTGCGATTCCTGCGAgg TTTTTGGCCATGATACCAGCGAATGCGCCGATGATGAAACCTTTTAG